One stretch of Kogia breviceps isolate mKogBre1 chromosome 18, mKogBre1 haplotype 1, whole genome shotgun sequence DNA includes these proteins:
- the TSNAXIP1 gene encoding translin-associated factor X-interacting protein 1 isoform X1 has product MDSPKPQCPSFATTSRAHLRPLGVIVDDSFLTEAKNTQKRKLSQKRKTLLSCPFSIGGHLSPRPTYISDQTILHNRKPCSDDYRQRVGSWQQQPLGTTKPRYLEQLENYLRKELLLLDLGTDSAQELRLQPYREIFEFFIEDFKTYKPLLSSIKNAYEVMLAHQREKIRALEPLKAKLVTVNEDCNERILAIRAKERDEISMLKKEKMNLLKLIDKKNEEKISLQSEVTKLRKNLAEEYLRYLSERDARKILIADLNELRYQWEDMSLAQSPGVWREDPVKLTTALKMARQDLTRTQMELNTMKANFGDVVPRRDFEMQEKTLKDLQEQLDSLRDDYEEVRKEHEMLLQLHMSTLKERDQFYSELQEIQRTCTPRPDWSKCEDVVAGGRDRWRMLAEGKNSNQLVDVLLEEIGEGLLREKDFFPGLGYGESIPPFLRFDGVVENKKPTKKDVVNLLKDAWKERITEEQKEKFPDFFFNFLERRFGPGDAMAWAYTIFEYTKLFHSNEVMSQFYAVLMGKRKESVYIKQKETIAQLLKEMTNADSQNKGLLTMEQLSTALKSTFPFKKDKRIQELMEAGGWHPSSSNEDLLNYCVLLREDEEGQSVPFVQKLWKQYMDEKDEYLQELKQELDLELHDEVTLPKVREALMNIDPSLDKQTLNSYLSQAFQLPMTELPEEGEEKEEGIVISLQTALEQLQMSDVRRMGPREQEPAS; this is encoded by the exons TCCTGTCCATTCTCCATCGGTGGCCACCTGTCCCCAAGGCCCACATACATCAGTGACCAGACCATTCTGCATAATCGAAAGCCCTGTTCAGATGACTACCGGCAGCGAGTAGG TAGCTGGCAGCAGCAGCCCCTGGGCACTACCAAGCCAAGGTACCTAGAGCAACTAGAGAACTACCTACGCAAGGAGCTCCTCCTGCTGGACCTGGGCACAGATTCTGCCCAGGAGCTAAGGCTGCAG CCTTACAGAGAGATCTTTGAATTTTTCATAGAGGACTTCAAAACATACAAGCCATTGCTATCCTCCATCAAGAATGCATATGAGGTGATGCTGG CCCACCAGAGGGAGAAGATTCGGGCTCTGGAGCCCCTGAAGGCGAAGCTTGTCACTGTGAACGAGGACTGCAACGAGAGGATCCTGGCCATAAGGGCTAAGGAGAGAGATGAAATCTCCATGCTGAAGAAAGAGAAGATGAATTTGCTAAAACTCATTGATAAGAAGAATGAGGAGAAGATCTCATTGCAGAGTGAG GTGACCAAACTGAGGAAGAACTTGGCTGAGGAGTATCTGCGCTACCTCAGCGAGCGAGATGCCCGTAAGATACTTATTGCAGACCTGAATGAGCTACGGTACCAGTGGGAAGACATGTCACTAGCCCAGTCCCCAG GTGTCTGGAGGGAGGACCCCGTGAAGTTAACAACGGCTCTGAAGATGGCCCGGCAAGACCTGACCCGCACACAGATGGAACTCAACACCATGAAGGCCAACTTTGGAGATGTGGTGCCTAGAAGAGACTTTGAAATGCAGGAGAAGACCCTCAAGGATCTGCAGGAACAG CTGGACAGCCTGAGAGACGACTATGAAGAGGTCCGCAAGGAGCATGAGATGCTGCTGCAGTTGCACATGAGCACGCTGAAGGAGCGGGACCAGTTCTACTCTGAGCTGCAGGAGATCCAGCGCACCTGCACACCACGGCCAGACTGGTCCAAGTGTGAAG ATGTGGTGGCTGGAGGACGAGATCGCTGGAGAATGCTGGCCGAGGGCAAGAACAGCAACCAGCTGGTAGATGTGCTCCTGGAGGAGATTGGCGAGGGGCTGCTCCGAGAGAAAGACTTCTTCCCTGGTCTG GGTTATGGGGAATCCATCCCCCCTTTCCTTCGGTTTGACGGCGTTGTGGAGAACAAGAAGCCAACCAAGAAGGACGTGGTAAACCTCCTCAAGGATGCCTGGAAGGAACGTATCACTGAGGAGCAG AAAGAGAAGTTCCCAgatttcttcttcaatttcctGGAGCGTCGCTTTGGGCCTGGTGATGCCATGGCCTGGGCTTACACCATTTTTGAATATACCAAGCTCTTCCACTCCAATGAGGTCATGAGTCAGTTCTATGCAGTCTTGATGGGAAAG AGGAAAGAGAGTGTGTACATCAAGCAGAAGGAGACAATAGCACAGCTGCTGAAGGAGATGACCAATGCCGACAGCCAGAACAAGGGGCTACTAACCATGGAGCAGTTAAG CACTGCCCTCAAGAGTACCTTCCCCTTCAAGAAGGACAAGAGAATTCAGGAGCTGATGGAGGCAGGGGGCTGGCATCCCagcagcagcaatgaagacttGCTCAACTACTGCGTATTACTTAGGGAG GACGAGGAGGGCCAGAGCGTGCCCTTTGTGCAAAAGCTGTGGAAACAGTACATGGATGAAAAGGATGAATACTTACAGGAGTTAAAGCAGGAGCTGGACCTGGAACT CCACGATGAGGTGACCCTACCCAAGGTACGTGAGGCCTTGATGAACATTGATCCCAGCCTGGACAAGCAGACCCTAAACAGCTATTTGAGCCAGGCCTTCCAGCTCCCCATGACAGAACTGCCAGAAGAGGgcgaggaaaaggaagagggcatTGTGATAAGCCTCCAGACTGCACTGGAACAGCTTCAGATGAGTGATGTTAGGCGTATGGGGCCCCGAGAGCAGGAACCTGCAAGCTGA
- the TSNAXIP1 gene encoding translin-associated factor X-interacting protein 1 isoform X2, giving the protein MDSPKPQCPSFATTSRAHLRPLGVIVDDSFLTEAKNTQKRKLSQKRKTLLSCPFSIGGHLSPRPTYISDQTILHNRKPCSDDYRQRVGSWQQQPLGTTKPRYLEQLENYLRKELLLLDLGTDSAQELRLQVTKLRKNLAEEYLRYLSERDARKILIADLNELRYQWEDMSLAQSPGVWREDPVKLTTALKMARQDLTRTQMELNTMKANFGDVVPRRDFEMQEKTLKDLQEQLDSLRDDYEEVRKEHEMLLQLHMSTLKERDQFYSELQEIQRTCTPRPDWSKCEDVVAGGRDRWRMLAEGKNSNQLVDVLLEEIGEGLLREKDFFPGLGYGESIPPFLRFDGVVENKKPTKKDVVNLLKDAWKERITEEQKEKFPDFFFNFLERRFGPGDAMAWAYTIFEYTKLFHSNEVMSQFYAVLMGKRKESVYIKQKETIAQLLKEMTNADSQNKGLLTMEQLSTALKSTFPFKKDKRIQELMEAGGWHPSSSNEDLLNYCVLLREDEEGQSVPFVQKLWKQYMDEKDEYLQELKQELDLELHDEVTLPKVREALMNIDPSLDKQTLNSYLSQAFQLPMTELPEEGEEKEEGIVISLQTALEQLQMSDVRRMGPREQEPAS; this is encoded by the exons TCCTGTCCATTCTCCATCGGTGGCCACCTGTCCCCAAGGCCCACATACATCAGTGACCAGACCATTCTGCATAATCGAAAGCCCTGTTCAGATGACTACCGGCAGCGAGTAGG TAGCTGGCAGCAGCAGCCCCTGGGCACTACCAAGCCAAGGTACCTAGAGCAACTAGAGAACTACCTACGCAAGGAGCTCCTCCTGCTGGACCTGGGCACAGATTCTGCCCAGGAGCTAAGGCTGCAG GTGACCAAACTGAGGAAGAACTTGGCTGAGGAGTATCTGCGCTACCTCAGCGAGCGAGATGCCCGTAAGATACTTATTGCAGACCTGAATGAGCTACGGTACCAGTGGGAAGACATGTCACTAGCCCAGTCCCCAG GTGTCTGGAGGGAGGACCCCGTGAAGTTAACAACGGCTCTGAAGATGGCCCGGCAAGACCTGACCCGCACACAGATGGAACTCAACACCATGAAGGCCAACTTTGGAGATGTGGTGCCTAGAAGAGACTTTGAAATGCAGGAGAAGACCCTCAAGGATCTGCAGGAACAG CTGGACAGCCTGAGAGACGACTATGAAGAGGTCCGCAAGGAGCATGAGATGCTGCTGCAGTTGCACATGAGCACGCTGAAGGAGCGGGACCAGTTCTACTCTGAGCTGCAGGAGATCCAGCGCACCTGCACACCACGGCCAGACTGGTCCAAGTGTGAAG ATGTGGTGGCTGGAGGACGAGATCGCTGGAGAATGCTGGCCGAGGGCAAGAACAGCAACCAGCTGGTAGATGTGCTCCTGGAGGAGATTGGCGAGGGGCTGCTCCGAGAGAAAGACTTCTTCCCTGGTCTG GGTTATGGGGAATCCATCCCCCCTTTCCTTCGGTTTGACGGCGTTGTGGAGAACAAGAAGCCAACCAAGAAGGACGTGGTAAACCTCCTCAAGGATGCCTGGAAGGAACGTATCACTGAGGAGCAG AAAGAGAAGTTCCCAgatttcttcttcaatttcctGGAGCGTCGCTTTGGGCCTGGTGATGCCATGGCCTGGGCTTACACCATTTTTGAATATACCAAGCTCTTCCACTCCAATGAGGTCATGAGTCAGTTCTATGCAGTCTTGATGGGAAAG AGGAAAGAGAGTGTGTACATCAAGCAGAAGGAGACAATAGCACAGCTGCTGAAGGAGATGACCAATGCCGACAGCCAGAACAAGGGGCTACTAACCATGGAGCAGTTAAG CACTGCCCTCAAGAGTACCTTCCCCTTCAAGAAGGACAAGAGAATTCAGGAGCTGATGGAGGCAGGGGGCTGGCATCCCagcagcagcaatgaagacttGCTCAACTACTGCGTATTACTTAGGGAG GACGAGGAGGGCCAGAGCGTGCCCTTTGTGCAAAAGCTGTGGAAACAGTACATGGATGAAAAGGATGAATACTTACAGGAGTTAAAGCAGGAGCTGGACCTGGAACT CCACGATGAGGTGACCCTACCCAAGGTACGTGAGGCCTTGATGAACATTGATCCCAGCCTGGACAAGCAGACCCTAAACAGCTATTTGAGCCAGGCCTTCCAGCTCCCCATGACAGAACTGCCAGAAGAGGgcgaggaaaaggaagagggcatTGTGATAAGCCTCCAGACTGCACTGGAACAGCTTCAGATGAGTGATGTTAGGCGTATGGGGCCCCGAGAGCAGGAACCTGCAAGCTGA
- the TSNAXIP1 gene encoding translin-associated factor X-interacting protein 1 isoform X3: MDSPKPQCPSFATTSRAHLRPLGVIVDDSFLTEAKNTQKRKLSQKRKTLLVTKLRKNLAEEYLRYLSERDARKILIADLNELRYQWEDMSLAQSPGVWREDPVKLTTALKMARQDLTRTQMELNTMKANFGDVVPRRDFEMQEKTLKDLQEQLDSLRDDYEEVRKEHEMLLQLHMSTLKERDQFYSELQEIQRTCTPRPDWSKCEDVVAGGRDRWRMLAEGKNSNQLVDVLLEEIGEGLLREKDFFPGLGYGESIPPFLRFDGVVENKKPTKKDVVNLLKDAWKERITEEQKEKFPDFFFNFLERRFGPGDAMAWAYTIFEYTKLFHSNEVMSQFYAVLMGKRKESVYIKQKETIAQLLKEMTNADSQNKGLLTMEQLSTALKSTFPFKKDKRIQELMEAGGWHPSSSNEDLLNYCVLLREDEEGQSVPFVQKLWKQYMDEKDEYLQELKQELDLELHDEVTLPKVREALMNIDPSLDKQTLNSYLSQAFQLPMTELPEEGEEKEEGIVISLQTALEQLQMSDVRRMGPREQEPAS, translated from the exons GTGACCAAACTGAGGAAGAACTTGGCTGAGGAGTATCTGCGCTACCTCAGCGAGCGAGATGCCCGTAAGATACTTATTGCAGACCTGAATGAGCTACGGTACCAGTGGGAAGACATGTCACTAGCCCAGTCCCCAG GTGTCTGGAGGGAGGACCCCGTGAAGTTAACAACGGCTCTGAAGATGGCCCGGCAAGACCTGACCCGCACACAGATGGAACTCAACACCATGAAGGCCAACTTTGGAGATGTGGTGCCTAGAAGAGACTTTGAAATGCAGGAGAAGACCCTCAAGGATCTGCAGGAACAG CTGGACAGCCTGAGAGACGACTATGAAGAGGTCCGCAAGGAGCATGAGATGCTGCTGCAGTTGCACATGAGCACGCTGAAGGAGCGGGACCAGTTCTACTCTGAGCTGCAGGAGATCCAGCGCACCTGCACACCACGGCCAGACTGGTCCAAGTGTGAAG ATGTGGTGGCTGGAGGACGAGATCGCTGGAGAATGCTGGCCGAGGGCAAGAACAGCAACCAGCTGGTAGATGTGCTCCTGGAGGAGATTGGCGAGGGGCTGCTCCGAGAGAAAGACTTCTTCCCTGGTCTG GGTTATGGGGAATCCATCCCCCCTTTCCTTCGGTTTGACGGCGTTGTGGAGAACAAGAAGCCAACCAAGAAGGACGTGGTAAACCTCCTCAAGGATGCCTGGAAGGAACGTATCACTGAGGAGCAG AAAGAGAAGTTCCCAgatttcttcttcaatttcctGGAGCGTCGCTTTGGGCCTGGTGATGCCATGGCCTGGGCTTACACCATTTTTGAATATACCAAGCTCTTCCACTCCAATGAGGTCATGAGTCAGTTCTATGCAGTCTTGATGGGAAAG AGGAAAGAGAGTGTGTACATCAAGCAGAAGGAGACAATAGCACAGCTGCTGAAGGAGATGACCAATGCCGACAGCCAGAACAAGGGGCTACTAACCATGGAGCAGTTAAG CACTGCCCTCAAGAGTACCTTCCCCTTCAAGAAGGACAAGAGAATTCAGGAGCTGATGGAGGCAGGGGGCTGGCATCCCagcagcagcaatgaagacttGCTCAACTACTGCGTATTACTTAGGGAG GACGAGGAGGGCCAGAGCGTGCCCTTTGTGCAAAAGCTGTGGAAACAGTACATGGATGAAAAGGATGAATACTTACAGGAGTTAAAGCAGGAGCTGGACCTGGAACT CCACGATGAGGTGACCCTACCCAAGGTACGTGAGGCCTTGATGAACATTGATCCCAGCCTGGACAAGCAGACCCTAAACAGCTATTTGAGCCAGGCCTTCCAGCTCCCCATGACAGAACTGCCAGAAGAGGgcgaggaaaaggaagagggcatTGTGATAAGCCTCCAGACTGCACTGGAACAGCTTCAGATGAGTGATGTTAGGCGTATGGGGCCCCGAGAGCAGGAACCTGCAAGCTGA
- the TSNAXIP1 gene encoding translin-associated factor X-interacting protein 1 isoform X4 gives MATDCKLPQLPRPVVLAARLPYGHGLPEAAVPQLRDHVEVTKLRKNLAEEYLRYLSERDARKILIADLNELRYQWEDMSLAQSPGVWREDPVKLTTALKMARQDLTRTQMELNTMKANFGDVVPRRDFEMQEKTLKDLQEQLDSLRDDYEEVRKEHEMLLQLHMSTLKERDQFYSELQEIQRTCTPRPDWSKCEDVVAGGRDRWRMLAEGKNSNQLVDVLLEEIGEGLLREKDFFPGLGYGESIPPFLRFDGVVENKKPTKKDVVNLLKDAWKERITEEQKEKFPDFFFNFLERRFGPGDAMAWAYTIFEYTKLFHSNEVMSQFYAVLMGKRKESVYIKQKETIAQLLKEMTNADSQNKGLLTMEQLSTALKSTFPFKKDKRIQELMEAGGWHPSSSNEDLLNYCVLLREDEEGQSVPFVQKLWKQYMDEKDEYLQELKQELDLELHDEVTLPKVREALMNIDPSLDKQTLNSYLSQAFQLPMTELPEEGEEKEEGIVISLQTALEQLQMSDVRRMGPREQEPAS, from the exons GTGACCAAACTGAGGAAGAACTTGGCTGAGGAGTATCTGCGCTACCTCAGCGAGCGAGATGCCCGTAAGATACTTATTGCAGACCTGAATGAGCTACGGTACCAGTGGGAAGACATGTCACTAGCCCAGTCCCCAG GTGTCTGGAGGGAGGACCCCGTGAAGTTAACAACGGCTCTGAAGATGGCCCGGCAAGACCTGACCCGCACACAGATGGAACTCAACACCATGAAGGCCAACTTTGGAGATGTGGTGCCTAGAAGAGACTTTGAAATGCAGGAGAAGACCCTCAAGGATCTGCAGGAACAG CTGGACAGCCTGAGAGACGACTATGAAGAGGTCCGCAAGGAGCATGAGATGCTGCTGCAGTTGCACATGAGCACGCTGAAGGAGCGGGACCAGTTCTACTCTGAGCTGCAGGAGATCCAGCGCACCTGCACACCACGGCCAGACTGGTCCAAGTGTGAAG ATGTGGTGGCTGGAGGACGAGATCGCTGGAGAATGCTGGCCGAGGGCAAGAACAGCAACCAGCTGGTAGATGTGCTCCTGGAGGAGATTGGCGAGGGGCTGCTCCGAGAGAAAGACTTCTTCCCTGGTCTG GGTTATGGGGAATCCATCCCCCCTTTCCTTCGGTTTGACGGCGTTGTGGAGAACAAGAAGCCAACCAAGAAGGACGTGGTAAACCTCCTCAAGGATGCCTGGAAGGAACGTATCACTGAGGAGCAG AAAGAGAAGTTCCCAgatttcttcttcaatttcctGGAGCGTCGCTTTGGGCCTGGTGATGCCATGGCCTGGGCTTACACCATTTTTGAATATACCAAGCTCTTCCACTCCAATGAGGTCATGAGTCAGTTCTATGCAGTCTTGATGGGAAAG AGGAAAGAGAGTGTGTACATCAAGCAGAAGGAGACAATAGCACAGCTGCTGAAGGAGATGACCAATGCCGACAGCCAGAACAAGGGGCTACTAACCATGGAGCAGTTAAG CACTGCCCTCAAGAGTACCTTCCCCTTCAAGAAGGACAAGAGAATTCAGGAGCTGATGGAGGCAGGGGGCTGGCATCCCagcagcagcaatgaagacttGCTCAACTACTGCGTATTACTTAGGGAG GACGAGGAGGGCCAGAGCGTGCCCTTTGTGCAAAAGCTGTGGAAACAGTACATGGATGAAAAGGATGAATACTTACAGGAGTTAAAGCAGGAGCTGGACCTGGAACT CCACGATGAGGTGACCCTACCCAAGGTACGTGAGGCCTTGATGAACATTGATCCCAGCCTGGACAAGCAGACCCTAAACAGCTATTTGAGCCAGGCCTTCCAGCTCCCCATGACAGAACTGCCAGAAGAGGgcgaggaaaaggaagagggcatTGTGATAAGCCTCCAGACTGCACTGGAACAGCTTCAGATGAGTGATGTTAGGCGTATGGGGCCCCGAGAGCAGGAACCTGCAAGCTGA
- the CENPT gene encoding centromere protein T isoform X2 has protein sequence MTARRSHRARSIDRLTHVQASGHLEEQTPRTLLKNILLTAPESSILMPESVVKPVPAPQVVQASRRESGRHSLELQLPELEPPTTLAPGLLALGRRKQRLRLSVFQQGVDLGLPPSQEPHGNADASSLTSSLNLTFATPLQPQSVKRPGLARRPPTRRVVDVGTFMQDLRDTSLALAPPDIVLEDTQPFSQPLVGRSLSVHHSLPCPSHSAAKDVERAASRRTWSGGLGLQSNGAGKPALAGRVEEVDALALGFPNISSNISGEDGVEPLQNGVGEEAEERMEESLREVEKEAEAQGSTRAEEPEGHIEVTEAEGSWGAVEANEPEGSSGHEDTSGRTASPELASSTPEFLRARRLQLLEPAPPPSTAVLPSEPPETLSARLPSKPRIPGSRPRQDPYKTGLNQYAKLFSFYAKMPMEKKAVEMVEKCLDKYFQHLCDDLEVFAAHAGRKTVRPEDLELLMRRQGLVTDQVSLHVLVERHLPLEYRQQLIPCAFSGNTVFPAQ, from the exons ATGACTGCCAGGCGTTCTCATAGAGCCAGG TCTATTGACAGATTGACCCATGTTCAAGCCAGTGGACACCTGGAGGAACAGACACCTCGGACTCTGCTGAAGAACATCTTACTAACTG CCCCGGAATCTTCCATCCTAATGCCAGAGTCAGTGGTGAAGCCAGTGCCGGCACCGCAGGTGGTCCAGGCTTCCAGACGGGAAAGCGGTCGGCACAG CCTGGAGCTGCAGCTTCCTGAACTTGAGCCCCCCACAACCCTGGCTCCAGGTCTGCTGGCTCTTGGCAGAAGGAAGCAGAGACTGAGGTTGTCAGTGTTTCAGCAAGGAGTGGACTTGGGACTGCCTCCCTCCCAAG AGCCTCATGGGAATGCTGATGCCTCTTCCCTCACCAG CTCCCTTAACTTGACCTTCGCCACACCTCTGCAGCCACAATCAGTGAAGAGGCCTGGTTTGGCCCGCAGACCTCCTACCCGCCGAGTTGTAGATGTGGGTACATTTATGCAGGATCTGCGAGATACTTCCCTGGCCTTAGCTCCTCCAG ACATAGTGTTGGAGGACACCCAGCCCTTCTCCCAGCCCTTGGTTGGCCGTTCCCTCAGTGTGCACCACTCCCTGCCTTGTCCCTCTCACTCTGCGGCTAAAGATGTGGAGAGGGCTGCCAGTCGCAGGACATGGAGCGGCGGGCTTGGGCTGCAGAGCAACG GTGCTGGGAAACCAGCCCTGGCTGGAAGGGTGGAAGAGGTTGATGCCCTTGCTTTGGGCTTTCCGAACATCAGCAGTAATATCTCTGGAGAAGATGGAGTAGAGCCCTTACAGAATGGAGTAGGTgaggaggcagaggaaagaatggaagaaagctTGAGGGAAgtggagaaggaggcagaagcACAAGGATCCACCAGAGCAGAAGAGCCTGAAGGACACATAGAAGTGACCGAAGCAGAGGGATCCTGGGGGGCTGTCGAGGCCAACGAGCCAGAAGGATCTTCAGGGCATGAAGACACCTCTGGTAGAACAG CAAGTCCTGAGCTGGCCTCCAGCACCCCAGAGTTCCTTCGGGCCAGGCGACTTCAGCTTCTTGAGCCAGCTCCACCGCCTAGCACTGCAGT GTTACCTTCAGAGCCTCCGGAGACTCTGTCGGCCAGGCTTCCTTCCAAGCCCCGAATCCCTGGCTCCAGACCCCGTCAAGATCCCTACAAGACTGGACTGAACCAATATGCGAAACTCTTTAGCTTCTATGCTAAGATGCCCATGGAGAAGAAGGCTGTGGAGATGGTGGAGAAGTG CCTGGACAAGTATTTCCAGCATCTTTGTGACGACCTGGAGGTATTTGCTGCTCATGCTGGCCGCAAGACTGTGAGGCCAGAGGACCTGGAGCTGCTGATGCGAAG GCAGGGCCTGGTCACCGACCAAGTCTCCCTGCATGTGCTCGTGGAGCGGCACCTGCCCCTGGAGTACCGACAGCAGCTCATCCCTTGTGCATTCAGTGGCAACACTGTCTTCCCCGCCCAGTAG
- the CENPT gene encoding centromere protein T isoform X1 yields MADDYSRDSEPTTRTLLRRVLDTADPRTPRRPRSSRTDVQRALLQTPSSRRLRSQTKMTARRSHRARSIDRLTHVQASGHLEEQTPRTLLKNILLTAPESSILMPESVVKPVPAPQVVQASRRESGRHSLELQLPELEPPTTLAPGLLALGRRKQRLRLSVFQQGVDLGLPPSQEPHGNADASSLTSSLNLTFATPLQPQSVKRPGLARRPPTRRVVDVGTFMQDLRDTSLALAPPDIVLEDTQPFSQPLVGRSLSVHHSLPCPSHSAAKDVERAASRRTWSGGLGLQSNGAGKPALAGRVEEVDALALGFPNISSNISGEDGVEPLQNGVGEEAEERMEESLREVEKEAEAQGSTRAEEPEGHIEVTEAEGSWGAVEANEPEGSSGHEDTSGRTASPELASSTPEFLRARRLQLLEPAPPPSTAVLPSEPPETLSARLPSKPRIPGSRPRQDPYKTGLNQYAKLFSFYAKMPMEKKAVEMVEKCLDKYFQHLCDDLEVFAAHAGRKTVRPEDLELLMRRQGLVTDQVSLHVLVERHLPLEYRQQLIPCAFSGNTVFPAQ; encoded by the exons ATGGCGGACGACTACAGCCGGGACAGCGAGCCTACGACGCGCACGTTGTTACGGCGCGTGCTGGATACAGCGGATCCGCGCACCCCGCGGCGACCCCGGAGTTCTCGGACCGA TGTCCAGAGAGCCCTGCTTCAAACACCTTCCTCTAGGAGGCTGAGGAGCCAAACAAAGATGACTGCCAGGCGTTCTCATAGAGCCAGG TCTATTGACAGATTGACCCATGTTCAAGCCAGTGGACACCTGGAGGAACAGACACCTCGGACTCTGCTGAAGAACATCTTACTAACTG CCCCGGAATCTTCCATCCTAATGCCAGAGTCAGTGGTGAAGCCAGTGCCGGCACCGCAGGTGGTCCAGGCTTCCAGACGGGAAAGCGGTCGGCACAG CCTGGAGCTGCAGCTTCCTGAACTTGAGCCCCCCACAACCCTGGCTCCAGGTCTGCTGGCTCTTGGCAGAAGGAAGCAGAGACTGAGGTTGTCAGTGTTTCAGCAAGGAGTGGACTTGGGACTGCCTCCCTCCCAAG AGCCTCATGGGAATGCTGATGCCTCTTCCCTCACCAG CTCCCTTAACTTGACCTTCGCCACACCTCTGCAGCCACAATCAGTGAAGAGGCCTGGTTTGGCCCGCAGACCTCCTACCCGCCGAGTTGTAGATGTGGGTACATTTATGCAGGATCTGCGAGATACTTCCCTGGCCTTAGCTCCTCCAG ACATAGTGTTGGAGGACACCCAGCCCTTCTCCCAGCCCTTGGTTGGCCGTTCCCTCAGTGTGCACCACTCCCTGCCTTGTCCCTCTCACTCTGCGGCTAAAGATGTGGAGAGGGCTGCCAGTCGCAGGACATGGAGCGGCGGGCTTGGGCTGCAGAGCAACG GTGCTGGGAAACCAGCCCTGGCTGGAAGGGTGGAAGAGGTTGATGCCCTTGCTTTGGGCTTTCCGAACATCAGCAGTAATATCTCTGGAGAAGATGGAGTAGAGCCCTTACAGAATGGAGTAGGTgaggaggcagaggaaagaatggaagaaagctTGAGGGAAgtggagaaggaggcagaagcACAAGGATCCACCAGAGCAGAAGAGCCTGAAGGACACATAGAAGTGACCGAAGCAGAGGGATCCTGGGGGGCTGTCGAGGCCAACGAGCCAGAAGGATCTTCAGGGCATGAAGACACCTCTGGTAGAACAG CAAGTCCTGAGCTGGCCTCCAGCACCCCAGAGTTCCTTCGGGCCAGGCGACTTCAGCTTCTTGAGCCAGCTCCACCGCCTAGCACTGCAGT GTTACCTTCAGAGCCTCCGGAGACTCTGTCGGCCAGGCTTCCTTCCAAGCCCCGAATCCCTGGCTCCAGACCCCGTCAAGATCCCTACAAGACTGGACTGAACCAATATGCGAAACTCTTTAGCTTCTATGCTAAGATGCCCATGGAGAAGAAGGCTGTGGAGATGGTGGAGAAGTG CCTGGACAAGTATTTCCAGCATCTTTGTGACGACCTGGAGGTATTTGCTGCTCATGCTGGCCGCAAGACTGTGAGGCCAGAGGACCTGGAGCTGCTGATGCGAAG GCAGGGCCTGGTCACCGACCAAGTCTCCCTGCATGTGCTCGTGGAGCGGCACCTGCCCCTGGAGTACCGACAGCAGCTCATCCCTTGTGCATTCAGTGGCAACACTGTCTTCCCCGCCCAGTAG